Proteins from a genomic interval of Xanthomonas sp. AM6:
- a CDS encoding aldehyde dehydrogenase family protein, with the protein MSMQPLLLAGQWQPSLELRGSFRAEDPRDGNAFGPEFPVSGAADLEAALSAAVLVADALAAASPERIAGFLDAYAAAIEADAEQLVALAHAETGLPAEPRLAKVELPRASGQLRQAAQAVRSHSWTQPVIDTAAGLRAQLGPLHKPVLVLGPNNFPFAFNAVAGSDFASAIAARNPVIAKAHPSHPATSQRLAQLAHQALLDNGLPAAAVQLLYHFDNTLGLELAGDARLGAIGFTGSRAGGLALKAAADRAGVLAYVELSSVNPVFLLPGVLAERGAALAQEFFASCTMGSGQFCTNPGILVVPEGEAGDAFVAAASTHFAGAAPSLLFSRGVLEHLQRGVATLRNAGAALLAGGEAAPAPGYRHAPTLLEVSAQAFLQQPEALQTEAFGPVSLVVRAAGLAEMTALAHSLEGNLTGTVYRAADGSDDVLFAAVAAALRPRVGRLICNKMPTGVAVSAAMNHGGPYPSTGHPGFTAVGMPAAIRRFAALHSYDGLPDALLPDLLRDRNPGGVQRLIDGQWSTADVGQAA; encoded by the coding sequence ATGAGCATGCAGCCGCTGTTGCTTGCCGGCCAATGGCAACCATCGCTGGAATTGCGCGGCAGCTTCCGCGCCGAGGATCCGCGCGACGGCAACGCCTTCGGCCCGGAGTTCCCGGTCAGCGGCGCCGCCGACCTGGAAGCGGCGCTGAGCGCGGCGGTGCTGGTCGCCGATGCGCTGGCCGCGGCCTCGCCCGAGCGCATCGCCGGTTTCCTCGACGCCTATGCCGCGGCGATCGAGGCCGACGCGGAGCAGCTGGTCGCGCTGGCGCATGCCGAGACCGGCCTGCCGGCCGAACCGCGCCTGGCCAAGGTGGAGCTGCCGCGCGCCAGCGGCCAGCTGCGCCAGGCCGCGCAGGCGGTGCGCAGCCATAGCTGGACGCAGCCGGTGATCGACACCGCGGCCGGGCTGCGCGCGCAGCTGGGGCCGCTGCACAAGCCGGTGCTGGTGTTGGGGCCGAACAATTTCCCGTTCGCGTTCAACGCGGTGGCCGGCAGCGATTTCGCCTCGGCGATCGCCGCGCGCAATCCGGTCATCGCCAAGGCGCATCCCTCGCATCCGGCCACCAGCCAGCGCCTGGCGCAGCTCGCGCATCAGGCCTTGCTGGACAACGGCCTGCCGGCCGCGGCGGTGCAACTGCTGTACCACTTCGACAATACGCTGGGCCTGGAACTGGCCGGCGACGCGCGGCTGGGCGCGATCGGCTTCACCGGCAGCCGTGCCGGCGGGCTGGCGCTGAAGGCCGCGGCCGACCGGGCCGGGGTGCTGGCCTACGTCGAGCTGTCCAGCGTCAATCCGGTGTTCCTGCTGCCGGGCGTGCTGGCCGAGCGCGGCGCGGCGCTGGCGCAGGAATTCTTTGCCTCGTGCACGATGGGCAGCGGCCAGTTCTGCACCAACCCGGGCATCCTGGTGGTGCCCGAGGGCGAGGCCGGCGATGCGTTCGTCGCCGCGGCCAGCACGCACTTCGCCGGCGCCGCACCGAGCCTGCTGTTCTCGCGCGGCGTGCTCGAGCACCTGCAGCGCGGCGTGGCCACGCTGCGCAATGCCGGCGCCGCGCTGCTGGCCGGCGGCGAGGCCGCGCCGGCGCCGGGCTACCGGCATGCGCCGACCCTGCTGGAAGTCTCGGCGCAGGCCTTCCTGCAACAGCCCGAGGCGCTGCAGACCGAGGCGTTCGGCCCGGTCAGCCTGGTGGTGCGTGCGGCCGGCCTGGCGGAGATGACCGCGCTGGCGCACAGCCTGGAAGGCAATCTCACCGGCACCGTGTACCGTGCAGCCGACGGCAGCGACGACGTGCTGTTCGCCGCGGTGGCCGCGGCGCTGCGGCCGCGGGTGGGACGGCTGATCTGCAACAAGATGCCGACCGGCGTGGCGGTCAGCGCGGCGATGAACCACGGCGGGCCGTATCCGAGCACCGGCCATCCGGGCTTCACCGCGGTCGGCATGCCGGCCGCGATCCGCCGCTTCGCCGCGCTGCACAGCTACGACGGCCTGCCCGATGCGCTGCTGCCGGACCTGCTGCGCGACCGCAATCCCGGCGGCGTGCAGCGCCTGATCGACGGCCAGTGGAGCACTGCCGACGTGGGGCAGGCGGCATGA
- a CDS encoding DUF885 family protein: MRCVRLFVPSALAMALLGACQPATPPAPPQPTAAAATAAPAQAPDRAFAGLLDAQWQYQLEHHPEFASIIGDTRYNDRWSDYSPAALQAERQATADFLERFEAIDAKALSAQDQLSLQMMLRQLRDRLEAIALNNDAMPLEPVGGIQLALPGYAQAFPFASVKDYEDYIKRLQAIPALLDQVVALSRAGARDGLVQPRYLLERIPAQVREIAAPAGADSPFALPLKSFPDAVPAAERPRLRAAMLAAIDQQVRPAYGRLADFVADEYAPQGRAHEGLWSLPDGERRYRYAIHTQTTTDKSPEQIHQIGLAEVARIEGEMRAIATQLGYADLPALRKAVARDRRFFASSREQILQRYRDDIAQMQPQLPKLFGKLPKTPLDVRAMAEFRSTAPGAEYWQSDAQGSKPALVMVNTGDYAQRTLVNIEATAYHEGVPGHHLQISLAQTLPLPPFRQQSGYNAYVEGWALYAERLGKDVGFYTDPYSDYGRLAGELLRANRLVLDTGVHYKRWTRQQMIDFFHAHPSDDEPSIQAETDRYIAWPGQALGYKLGELDILALREKAKRELGARFDIRAFHDQILGGGAMPLDLLDARIDAWIAQAKAGASAPPEKPQ; encoded by the coding sequence ATGAGATGCGTCCGCCTGTTCGTCCCCAGCGCGCTGGCCATGGCGTTGCTGGGCGCCTGCCAGCCGGCCACGCCGCCGGCGCCGCCGCAGCCAACGGCGGCCGCGGCCACCGCCGCGCCGGCGCAGGCGCCCGACCGGGCCTTCGCCGGCTTGCTCGACGCGCAGTGGCAGTACCAGCTCGAACACCATCCCGAATTCGCCAGCATCATCGGCGACACGCGCTACAACGACCGCTGGAGCGATTACTCGCCGGCGGCGCTGCAGGCCGAGCGGCAGGCGACCGCGGATTTTCTCGAGCGCTTCGAGGCGATCGACGCCAAGGCGCTGTCGGCGCAGGACCAGCTGAGCCTGCAGATGATGCTGCGGCAATTGCGCGACCGGCTGGAGGCGATCGCGCTGAACAACGACGCGATGCCGCTGGAGCCGGTCGGCGGCATCCAGCTGGCGCTGCCGGGCTATGCGCAGGCATTCCCGTTCGCCAGCGTCAAGGACTACGAGGACTACATCAAGCGGCTGCAGGCGATCCCGGCGCTGCTCGACCAGGTGGTGGCGCTGTCGCGCGCCGGCGCCAGGGACGGGCTGGTGCAGCCGAGATACCTGCTCGAGCGCATTCCGGCGCAGGTGCGCGAGATCGCCGCGCCGGCCGGCGCCGACAGCCCGTTCGCGCTGCCGCTGAAGAGCTTCCCCGATGCGGTGCCGGCGGCCGAGCGCCCACGCCTGCGCGCGGCGATGCTGGCGGCGATCGACCAGCAGGTGCGCCCGGCCTACGGCAGGCTGGCCGATTTCGTCGCCGACGAATACGCGCCGCAGGGCCGCGCCCACGAAGGGCTGTGGTCGCTGCCCGACGGCGAGCGCCGCTACCGCTACGCGATTCATACCCAGACCACCACCGACAAGTCGCCCGAGCAGATCCACCAGATCGGCCTGGCCGAAGTGGCGCGCATCGAAGGCGAGATGCGCGCGATCGCCACGCAGCTCGGCTACGCCGATCTGCCCGCGCTGCGCAAGGCGGTGGCGCGCGACCGCAGGTTCTTCGCCAGTTCGCGCGAGCAGATCCTGCAGCGCTACCGCGACGACATCGCGCAGATGCAGCCGCAGCTGCCCAAGCTGTTCGGCAAGCTGCCGAAGACGCCGTTGGACGTGCGCGCGATGGCCGAGTTCCGCAGCACCGCGCCGGGCGCGGAGTACTGGCAGAGCGACGCGCAGGGCAGCAAGCCGGCGCTGGTGATGGTCAACACCGGCGACTACGCGCAGCGCACCCTGGTCAACATCGAGGCCACCGCCTACCACGAGGGCGTGCCCGGCCATCACCTGCAGATTTCCCTGGCGCAGACCCTGCCGCTGCCGCCGTTCCGCCAGCAGTCCGGCTACAACGCCTACGTCGAAGGCTGGGCGCTGTACGCCGAGCGGCTGGGCAAGGACGTGGGCTTCTACACCGACCCGTACAGCGACTATGGCCGCCTGGCCGGCGAACTGCTGCGCGCCAACCGGCTGGTGCTGGACACCGGCGTGCACTACAAGCGCTGGACCCGGCAGCAGATGATCGACTTCTTCCACGCGCATCCGTCCGACGACGAGCCCAGCATCCAGGCCGAGACCGACCGCTACATCGCCTGGCCGGGCCAGGCGCTGGGCTACAAGCTCGGCGAACTGGACATCCTGGCGTTGCGCGAGAAGGCCAAGCGCGAACTCGGCGCGCGCTTCGACATCCGCGCCTTCCACGACCAGATCCTCGGCGGCGGCGCGATGCCGCTGGACCTGCTGGACGCGCGCATCGACGCCTGGATCGCGCAGGCCAAGGCCGGCGCGTCCGCCCCTCCGGAGAAACCGCAATGA
- a CDS encoding DUF885 family protein, with product MSLNSRFRAPLLLALVCALAGQGAATAAPPAPAAAAASSDAGARFKALYLREWKWRQEQSAGADDEDSQGAAADHLPKVDLATQNQRTAYWQQVLRDLDAIAPAQLSAQDQVNYQVYRQQIAVFLDQQRFRAWEMPFNSDTAFWSNLGFSARATLRTRDDYQRYLKILADIPRYFDEQTVNMRAGLARGFSQPKVTLAGRDQSIADVANASGEANLFYTPFKQMPASIPAQVQAQLRQQALDAIAHSVVPAYAKLLRFMREEYQPKARSTLAGEALPDGKDYYRAQIREFTTLDLTPEQIHRIGLREVAKLRKDMDQTIAASGFVAPKGQATFPAFLKFLRTDPQFYPKTPEELLKQAAWIAKRVDAKVGDYIGRLPRQRFAIEPVPPDLAPFYTGGRGGPGIYLVNTYNLPSRPLYNLTALTLHESSPGHALQMPLAAEQQGLPDFRRYGYISAYGEGWALYSEYLGQEMGMYDTPYDRFGYLTYQMWRACRLVIDTGIHHKGWSREQAIAYLRDNTALSEHEVTTEVDRYIAWPGQALSYYLGELKIIELRRKAEAALGEKFDIRAFHDAILETGSVPLPVLEQRIDRFIAEGGKSPWAQEAPKQ from the coding sequence ATGAGCCTGAACTCCCGATTCCGCGCGCCGCTGCTGCTGGCACTGGTCTGTGCGCTCGCAGGGCAGGGCGCCGCCACTGCCGCGCCGCCCGCGCCAGCCGCCGCGGCGGCGTCCAGCGACGCCGGCGCGCGCTTCAAGGCGCTGTACCTGCGCGAGTGGAAATGGCGCCAGGAGCAGTCCGCCGGCGCCGACGACGAGGACAGCCAGGGCGCCGCCGCCGACCACCTGCCCAAGGTCGACCTGGCCACGCAGAACCAGCGCACCGCGTACTGGCAGCAGGTGCTGCGCGACCTGGACGCGATCGCGCCGGCGCAGCTGTCGGCGCAGGACCAGGTGAACTACCAGGTCTACCGCCAGCAGATCGCGGTATTCCTGGACCAGCAGCGCTTCCGCGCCTGGGAGATGCCGTTCAACAGCGACACCGCGTTCTGGAGCAACCTCGGCTTCAGCGCCCGCGCCACGCTGCGCACCCGCGACGACTACCAGCGCTACCTGAAGATCCTGGCCGACATCCCGCGCTACTTCGACGAGCAGACCGTCAACATGCGCGCCGGCCTGGCGCGCGGTTTCAGCCAGCCGAAGGTGACCCTGGCCGGCCGCGACCAGTCGATCGCCGACGTGGCCAATGCCAGCGGCGAGGCCAACCTGTTCTATACCCCGTTCAAGCAGATGCCGGCCAGCATCCCGGCGCAGGTGCAGGCGCAACTGCGGCAGCAGGCGCTGGACGCCATCGCGCACAGCGTGGTGCCGGCCTATGCCAAGCTGCTGCGCTTCATGCGCGAGGAGTACCAGCCCAAGGCGCGCAGCACGCTCGCCGGCGAAGCGTTGCCGGACGGCAAGGACTACTACCGCGCGCAGATCCGCGAGTTCACCACGCTGGACCTGACGCCCGAGCAGATCCACCGGATCGGGCTGCGCGAAGTGGCCAAGCTGCGCAAGGACATGGACCAGACCATCGCCGCCAGCGGCTTCGTCGCGCCGAAAGGGCAGGCCACCTTCCCCGCGTTCCTGAAGTTCCTGCGCACCGATCCGCAGTTCTATCCGAAGACCCCCGAGGAACTGCTCAAGCAGGCGGCGTGGATCGCCAAGCGCGTGGACGCCAAGGTCGGCGACTACATCGGCCGGCTGCCGCGGCAACGCTTCGCGATCGAGCCGGTGCCGCCGGACCTGGCGCCGTTCTACACCGGCGGCCGCGGCGGCCCGGGCATCTACCTGGTCAACACCTACAATCTGCCGTCGCGGCCGCTGTACAACCTGACCGCGCTGACCCTGCACGAATCCTCGCCCGGCCACGCGCTGCAGATGCCGCTGGCGGCCGAACAGCAGGGCCTGCCGGACTTCCGCCGCTACGGCTACATCTCCGCCTACGGCGAGGGCTGGGCGCTGTACTCGGAATACCTGGGGCAGGAGATGGGCATGTACGACACCCCGTACGACCGCTTCGGCTACCTGACCTACCAGATGTGGCGTGCCTGCCGGCTGGTGATCGACACCGGCATCCACCACAAGGGCTGGAGCCGCGAACAGGCCATCGCCTACCTGCGCGACAACACCGCGCTGAGCGAGCACGAGGTCACCACCGAGGTCGACCGCTACATCGCCTGGCCGGGGCAGGCGCTGTCGTACTACCTGGGCGAGCTGAAGATCATCGAGCTGCGGCGCAAGGCCGAAGCCGCGCTCGGCGAGAAGTTCGACATCCGCGCCTTCCACGACGCGATCCTGGAAACCGGCTCGGTGCCGCTGCCGGTGCTGGAGCAGCGCATCGACCGCTTCATCGCCGAAGGCGGCAAATCGCCATGGGCGCAGGAGGCGCCAAAGCAGTAG
- a CDS encoding Xaa-Pro peptidase family protein: protein MSAAAQIGGLSLAMAQAQLAPWPAPAPPIQPQEYQQRLARARELLRAHGADALLIGAGASLRYFTGVPWGASERLVAMLLTAEGDPLLICPAFEEGSLDAVLRIPVRKRLWEEHEDPHALVAEALSELGAQALALDPGIAFAVHSGLAAVLGRIAIRDAAPIVDGCRMRKSAAELALMQQACDMTLQVQRLAAGLVHEGITTAELVRFIDQAHRALGADNGSTFCIVQFGHATAYPHGIPGVQALRPGELVLIDTGCTVHGYHSDITRTYVFGEPSEKQRRIWQLEHDAQAAAFAAVRPGVSCAAVDQAARDVLEAAGLGPDYRLPGLPHRTGHGCGMSIHEAPYLVRGNALELAPGMCCSNEPMIVVPGEFGVRLEDHFYVTEDGAQWFTPPSPAIDRPFA from the coding sequence ATGAGCGCGGCGGCGCAGATCGGCGGGCTGAGCCTGGCGATGGCGCAGGCGCAGCTGGCCCCGTGGCCGGCGCCGGCGCCGCCGATCCAGCCGCAGGAGTACCAGCAGCGGCTGGCGCGGGCGCGCGAGCTGCTGCGCGCGCACGGCGCCGATGCGCTGCTGATCGGCGCCGGCGCCTCCCTGCGCTATTTCACCGGCGTGCCGTGGGGCGCCAGCGAGCGCCTGGTGGCTATGCTGCTGACCGCCGAGGGCGATCCGCTGCTGATCTGCCCGGCGTTCGAGGAAGGCTCGCTGGATGCGGTGCTGCGCATCCCGGTGCGCAAGCGCCTGTGGGAAGAACACGAGGACCCGCATGCGCTGGTCGCCGAGGCGCTGAGCGAGCTCGGCGCGCAGGCGCTGGCGCTGGATCCGGGCATCGCCTTCGCCGTGCACAGCGGCCTGGCCGCGGTGCTGGGCAGGATCGCGATCCGCGACGCGGCGCCGATCGTCGACGGCTGCCGCATGCGCAAGTCGGCGGCGGAACTGGCGCTGATGCAGCAGGCCTGCGACATGACCCTGCAGGTGCAGCGGCTGGCCGCCGGACTGGTCCACGAGGGCATCACCACCGCCGAACTGGTGCGCTTCATCGACCAGGCGCACCGCGCGCTCGGCGCCGACAACGGCTCCACCTTCTGCATCGTGCAGTTCGGCCACGCCACCGCGTACCCGCACGGCATTCCCGGCGTGCAGGCGCTGCGCCCGGGCGAACTGGTGCTGATCGATACCGGCTGCACCGTGCACGGCTACCACTCCGACATCACCCGCACCTACGTCTTCGGCGAGCCGAGCGAGAAGCAGCGGCGCATCTGGCAGCTGGAGCACGATGCGCAGGCCGCCGCGTTCGCCGCGGTGCGCCCGGGCGTGAGCTGCGCGGCGGTGGACCAGGCGGCCCGCGACGTCCTCGAGGCCGCCGGCCTGGGGCCGGACTACCGCCTGCCGGGATTGCCGCACCGCACCGGCCACGGCTGCGGCATGAGCATCCACGAGGCGCCGTACCTGGTGCGCGGCAACGCGCTGGAACTGGCGCCGGGCATGTGCTGCAGCAACGAGCCGATGATCGTGGTGCCGGGCGAGTTCGGCGTGCGCCTGGAGGACCATTTCTACGTCACCGAAGACGGCGCGCAGTGGTTCACGCCGCCGTCGCCGGCGATCGACCGGCCATTCGCCTGA